The genomic DNA cCAAGAGaaaaattatctttaaatttactattaacttgaagaaaaaaaaatctaacttctaatctttatatatactaaataaaaaactaaataaaaaaactaacactataaaaccaaataataaaatatatacacagAACGGTAAGTTTTCCACATTAAACTTGTAAACACGTACTATAGTTAATGTGTATAGATTACAAATATGAAAGTTGCTAGTACACATGTATCTAAAAATAACCTAGGGTTTTTCCAAACTTATCAACCCAATCATCGATGATTCTTTTTACTTCTACGATCAGTTAATATTTTCTTATGCATGtcattcacatattttttacatttctcaTTTAAATCCAAGAATTATTCGTAGAGTCAAAATCTAACCATTTCACTCGGTAATACCATTTAccatcaaaaacaatttttcttaaaaaatttcTACCTCATACAATTTTTCAGAAATACTATCATTCTGAGGGTTACCATTTTGAGACACATTATCAACACCCTGGGGTATTTCAGTGTTATCTACAAAATTAGGGGGAATTTCTTCATCTGCTAAAATAGCGGGCTCAGTGGCATCTACATTTTGGGGAGGTTCAGGGTCCTGTGGCCTATCATGCCACAAAAACCCATGTTTCAAACGATTGACATGAACACGGTTCTTGACCAGTTTTCCATCTGATTTACGCCGGATTTCAACATGAATGTCTGAAAGTTTTTGTGTAATATAGTACGGTCCAATCCACGGTCGCATGAATTTTCAATGCTTTCCTGGAGTTACAACTGGCCGATATATGTACACAATATCGCCGACAGCGAACTGTAGTTCATGTGTCTTTCTGTTTGCTGTTGTTACCATTTGTTGTTTTCGTTCCTTGAGAATTTCTACGGCTACTTCTCGTGATTTGTCCAGATTTTCCAATAAACGAATTATATAATCACGGCAAGTCACTGGCAAATCGAAATTGTCAAAACTTATATCAAGCAAGGATCTAGGATATCGTCCATGtgtaagaaaaaatggtgtacTAGTATATTCAGTACTGTCAAGACAAGGGGTATTGTTGTACGAATATTGAATGAACGGAATAAATCTATCCCAATTGTCTTCGTCATCATCAATACGCTTGGACATAGAATTCACTATAGTTGACATCATTCTCTCGCTCTGACCGTTACACACTGTGGATGAAAACTAGTTGTCTGTGTTTTCTTTACATCTAAAAGACGACAAGTTTCACGAACAATGTTCGATAAATAGTTCGTTCCACGATCAGAGTGCAAAGTTTTACAGATACCATGGCGGCATATGACATTCATTAAAAAGGCGTCTGCTACAGTAACAGCGGTAATGTCTTTCACAGGTATAAGTTCCACATATTTGGTCAAGtgacaaataaatacaagtaCATATTTATTTCCATTGGTTACAGTCTTACGCATTGGTCCTAAAATATCAGTACTAACGGCTTCAAATAGTTGACTGGGGACAGGCATGGACATTAATTTAgcttttgttaatgtttgtggtCGCTTACGTTGGCTGCACATTACGCAAGACTTTACCCATTCTATAACGTCGGAGTTTAACGAAAGACAGTAATATCGTAAGCGCGTTTTGAATAAAGTACGATTTTTCTATGTTCGAAACACCTTATGATCTATGGAGTTTGGGTGCTGGGATAGACTTTGACAacgatttattgaaatattacaaCTATGGGAAAACCCTGACATTTTCATATTGCACGTggttaaaataaacaagataccGGATACATAAATATTTGCGGTCAAGCCGCTGACAATCTTTAATTATAGTTCCAAATTtatgaattaataaaagtattctTTATCTCTAATCTATCAACAtgtgataattattttaaatgaaatagatGATCGTAACAATCgctaacaaataaaaacacacaTATCTGAGGTAACTAGCTGTTCCCGATAGCTACCCCTAgtcaaataaagaaatgtttgCACAAAtgtaaaagagagacgaaagatagaAGATggcaatcaaactcataaatcgaaaataaactgacaacgccaaatttaaaattaaaaagacaaacacccAACATAGTCTGTAAACtgtgatatgttatttgttatattttcaagAATGCAAACTGTATAAGCACAAAAACATGCATGTATTTTGCTCAAGTGCAAGACACATAAACCAATTTAAAAAGACTAATGCCGACAATGTGAacacataatttaaaataaaactcacCTTAAATCGACATCAATTTCATTCTAATGATAAAACATATACTATTCACCTGTATAACAAAAGGAAGACGGAAGCTTTAAAATTGTTGCAACTCAATAGATCAAGATCATAATAAAACCGGAACTAACACCTGTACACAcaaattggtgttttttttattatatcaagtAATTTACAAAAAGTTAACTATGACCGGAATGTACTATATTGTATAAATACTATATACTGTATACTTTATCGTTCACCGATTTATGTTAATTCggatttaccaaaaaaaaatattgactgtGAATAGTAGTAGACTGTATTTAACGAGAACGTACACTTCTGAGCTTATGATTGCATGTAAAACAATCTAAGCAATTTCTGAATACTTTCCTACATactttatgaatatatatattgattataaagcattaattatttatgatattGAGTAGAATAAACGTTTGATAACGATAAATACCTTTTTATTGTTCTGTGGAATTTCAATATTCCTTTTAGGGTATTGGTGATagtttaaaaacattgaaagaaGATTTGAAGAaggattttgctttttttttaatactattgtATACTAGTCTTAATATCCTTTGTTATCACGTAACTTCCGTGAAAGACCGTACTTTTCTTGGGgtgttttactttatttcacttgactagGCGGAGTAACCcggttcgctcataataaaccagtccatctataaaTAGGAGGTgttttaggataaactcatcatagaagtGTTTagcaattattattataataacaatTCCTTTGATGaaactgataggtgattagaaatcagtaataatcATAAGGACAATCATCCTtgtcacacacatcttcaaatagaatGTCATAATGCGACTTAAAGCGTAAGCCCGATCAATTGAAATTACATTGGTAATATCTACTTTTGTGTTGGACAAGAGACCGGAGATACTTTGCGTTTGCTATATATAGAAGTATACGCTACTGTTTATATCACTAAATACAAAGTCGATTACCGTAGGGACAACACTTTTCCTTTCAATGTAGCTGCGAGTTTTGATAACTCTGAATACCATTTACGAGGGACATCACGCTTGCTAGGGTATATCTTAACTAACCTCTAAACGCTATCATAATAGGAAAAAAATTActagtaaaataaaaagattgtgTTAAGCAAGATGGTTATGTCTTCAACTAGGCAAATGACTGAATTATTCCTTTATAACAAGAAGCAGTCATGAAGCAGCATGAAGTAAAGCTAGCATTATCATTCATTTTCACATCTATCCAAAtgcaaatgaaatgaaatatcttttatGTCAGAAAAAAGTGTTTGATCTGTTTCAAACATTCTTTAAATTGGTAGTGAGTGTTGATTCATGACGTGCATCTGCTGCAAATGAAAGAGTTTAGATAAACCAAACTTACCATCGAACCAGCACTACCTGTATATGTAATACACGtatcgttaaaaaaaaacacgccACCAGAATAACAGAAACCTTCAATTCTTAACAAAAATCACTTTAAAGGCAATATTATGGTGACCGTCATGTATTTTTaacagagaaaacaaattaaaatgtgaacAAAGCTCGTCATAACTATATAAAATCTAATAACGTTTTAAATTGAAAGAACTCGCCACAGAATAATACATAACGTCTCTAAGAACTCACCACAGAATAATACATAATGTTTGTAAGAACTCGCCCACAGAATGATATATAAAGTCTGTAAGATCTAACAGTTTATGGATACAGGGCTTATcccattgtacatgttgtactatAAACTGCCAAAATACGAagcataaacatttaaaatatgtttatatgccTCAGAGATTTAAGTTAAAGACTTGTACACAAGTACCCTATAGATGTTCTTTGGTCGGTTTGTACCGGAGGAGCCTTTGTCAACTGACTTTTGTTGTTATGTTGTGCTAGTACACCGGTACCACTGTCATAGGTAAGGCATTCAAATCGCAAATTTGTTTAACCATGCCGCATTATGTATGTGATTGCACAAAGTAAGATAATTGAGTCGAaaaatgactgtaccaagtcagggatatGCCAGATGTTGTCCATTAGCTTGATTTATTTGAGCTTATAATTAGTCATTTAATTAGCGACTTTCCGTATGGAATCTTCCTCTGACCtcatttgtttttgtgattttgatatGTTCTTTTGTTGGTGTACATATCAAAATTGGCTTAGCGCTAATTTTTCGTATATAAACCAGATCGTTGGTTTTCACCCGTGCAtctatgatttttttacaaCTATGGGTTACTATCCGCGATGCGTCTAGCTCAATGTTCAAGGTCATATGGTTTCCCAAGCTGTACAATTATATGCCATTTGGTGTATGGTGGATAGCTACAAATGTATtatcttatttcaaatattttatttatataaaaagcaaCGTTCAAAATTGAACGgggttatttccctttgaacatCGTAACGTTTTCAAAGTTTTACAGCCGCTTGAACTAACGGTgtcacaaatttaaaacatggtGCAAAAGTAATAGTTTGCACATTTTCAACTGCATGTACCATCACCTTTCTTCACCATCAAGGTCATTCGGGATtgtaaactaagtttgattatagtgataatagttatcaaagataacattttaatgactttccgtttttaatttccCTTGGAGTGATCCTACTTTTTCTACATTGCTATACAAATGAATGTAAAGAATCCTTTTGTAAATATCATGACTTAATTTAAACAGAGGATATTTATGGAAATGTACGTTCAAACTCATCATATTTATTGTGTATTTAGGATGTCTTTGTTGTCTTAATTCCTTTAATAGGTTGTTTGTGCTTTGATCACAACAGTAGTCAgtgtgttttataaaaaaaaaaattattttaatgtatatCCACTTTTGGAAAGCagtattatatcaaatatttattcaatcaCCTCTTTCTAATGTTAATCGTATTTCATTCAGTAGGTGATTTGAGAGATTATCACACTAGTTTCCCTCAAACGAGAAATGTATTTATAATCGATAGTTTATGTTAAAGATGactttatcaaatttaacatcaaTCTACAAGGATCCATATGCAACTGTTGTCTTaatcatcattattatatattgcACATACAATAGACTAGTCATTACAAACAAAACAGctcaaaatgatattttattatttctgcAAGACTAATTAAAACTTATCTTGCATTTTGTGAGGATCAAAATTTTGAGACATTCAGTAGATCAACTTTGTTCAACATATTAAATGTTTGCATTTCTTCACAAAAGAAAAATTTACATGGTCTGGACAACATTACTGCAGAAGGTATGAAAGCGGTGGATGTTTTAACAGGTATTGTTTCAAAGCTACAAATGTTTGGATTACCTGGAGAAAAAGTAGATCAGTTAAACAATCTTATGGCATCCTTGAATCAACACCTAAAGTTTGAAATTAAAGGTCACCTAAAAGTGCAATCGCCATGCATAGATCACTGCACAGTATATAGTTTGAGTGACCCCAAATCTGTTGTATTCCAAAAGAAATGTGACCATGAACACTGTACAGATTGTGAAGAATGTGAAGTAGTGGAAAAATCACTAAATGAACTAAGTGAATCATACCAGAACTTGCAATCACATTCCACTATTCCACAGGATGTATCTGAAGAAATTGTACATGAAATTGATAGATCAAGGACCAGTATACTTGCATGGAAGGCCCATTGTGTAAGAACTGTACACCAGGACCAAGCAAAGCATGACATTCTTGATCAACTGAAGCCCTATCAAGCATTAGTCGTCATGGACTGGGCCATGAAATTTTTACCTTTGAAACATCGTGAAGCTCAAAGTGATTTCTTCGGGAAAAAAGGAATCGGTTGGCATGTATCATCTGTCATTACTTTGGCAAGAAATACTGAAAATACTGAGAACAAGTATGATGCAAATACATATATTCACATCATGGAACTTGGTACACAGGGATGGTTTTCAGTAGCCCATATTCTTACAGACTTGTTAAAACAATTGTCTAGTATTGATGTCGGTCTCAAACAGGTTTTCCTGAAAAGTGACAATGCTGGATGCTACCACTCTACCGGACTTAttgcatatttaaaacatttaaacaccTTGTCACCAATTACAGTTATGGAGTACAACTTCAGTGAACCTCAGGCTGGAAAAGATATATGTGATGCCAAAACAGCTCACTGCAAGATGCACATAATAAGgtacatatatatcatgtatataaaaataagaagatgttataatgaatgccaatgagacaactctccatcagagactgAATGAAGTAGaagttaacaactttaggtcaccatACTGCCTTCAACTATgaaggaaaaaaacatatacgataaacagcaacaaatgacaacactgaatcagaggctcctgacttgtgacaggcaAAACTttacctgaagcgggacagataGACAGATGCGctgactagaaaacataatgcccctctactatcggaGGTAGGGCAATAAAAATCATTAACAtcaaactggtttttttttttaattcaaatattatataataaaaccaGCAAATTAATTTACCCTACATTTTCAACAGTGCACTAATTTGTTTTTCCAGTTAATAATTGGTGGATATTTGATTCAATATGGAGAACTTACACATATTAATATAAATGCTTACTTCATCAGTACAGTATGTTATCTTGTAGGTATTCACATGAAGGGCATGATGTAGTTACCCCATATGATATGTTGACTGCCATTTATTCAAATGGAGGAATAAAAGGAGTGATAGCATCAGTTGTATCTGTGGACATGAGGGAAGAGGTTAAGATGAAGACAAAAATTCCAAATGTTAGTCAAATGAACAACATAACCTTTGAGGCAAATGGTGTCACCTTTAGAAAGGCTTATAGTATTGGCAAAGGTTATTTTATGTCCAGTGACCAGTTTAAAGATCATGAATTATTAAAAGGATTTGAGGTATGCTATATTAATTTTTCTGCTATTTTCTCGCTAAAAAGAGGAAGGTCAAACAATGTTGCTTtaattcatgtatatatattcagaaattattgcatgcaattattattgtgattattgaagaatgaacaaaaatggaaatttaATTATTGCTATTCAAGAAAAGCTAAATACAGATATATATGCATCAGATATCAGAATGCCAGATCTTATTATCTTGCTATTGATATCAAGTCACAGTACTAATAAAAaccatgcaataatttctgaatttactgtACATTCCTTACTAATTCTATGTGgtatatttatcaatgaaatgaaTTGTAATACCTTTTATACCCTGCAGTAGGCAATGCGGGGATTAAGTTTTACACTTGActgtccatccatccatccatctgTTATTCATTTTTCCTTTTCTCCCTACCATTTACTTTAGCTTTTTGTATCTCATACACAATTCTGAGAACCAAAGTTCAAATTTGGGCGCAGAGTCACTTACCTTCTAGAGTTATGCCACTTAATAACTtggaaaattgcaatttttctTCTTCTCCACACTCCTACTACAAGTTTTTCTCAACCATAGTTTATGAAACTTACACACAATGCTAACATGGCTAATAACCACAACAAACAGACAGAGTTCTAAATTTTGGTAGTGAGCCATTTACCATTCAAGAGTTATGCCTCTTTTTAACTtagaaaattacaaattttcagtttctgcactctaacttaagtttttgtcatttaaattttattaaacacacAATGCTGAGAACTACAACAAATAGACAGAGTTCAAATTTGGGCAGTTAGTGTAGCAATGAAAACActctaaatttatatttgtgttgTCAATACAAGGCGATGCAAACTTTGTCAATTCGACCTATGTATTCAactgtaaattttgaaattatcaagatgtttttatttttgtgaaaaatgcCACTGGAACTGAACagcaaataaataataaaatgctcCTCAGGGCACTGCTTGATACGATTgcataaattttcaatttaaagcagacaattaaaaaaagttctgtGAAATTCTATTCTTCATTGACGTCATTGTTAAAACCTTATGAAAACACATTGTCAATATCATAAACAAGGAGATATAAGGTCAGTACTGTatatcaatgttaaatataGGGTAAATGCCATTTGACTGTTCAGTATAAATTATGATAATATGGTTATTCATGCCAGGCTCTgttacaaattacaaatataacattgaaaacacTGATGTAACAACAGAAACTGACGATTTTCCAATACATGTACCAAATGTTATGGCAGGGAATTCTGATAATTCAGATAATGAAGCTTTATTTGCTTGTCCAGAACAAAATTGCACAAAGGTTTACACAAAACCTCACTTCTTAGAACAACATATATGCATAGGCAAGCATTTATATgcaaacaaagaaaatagttaTGACAAAGTGAAGCTTCTTTGGGGAGAGACATGTGTAGCTGTGGATCATGAGCACAAGGTTTTGCTACAATCGGTTATGACAACTAATTTAGATATTGCAGAAGGCTGGGCCCTTAAGATTTCTAAGCCATTGAAACGCTTTAGTGCTAAGGTTAAGGAATTTTTGCATGAGATATATATGGAATGCAGTGCTACAGGAAAAAGACCAAATTTTGATCAAATCTGTAGCAACTTGAAGCTATTAAGAAACGATGATGGAACAAAGAAATTTAACACTGATGAGTGGTTAACCACATCTCAAGTGAGGAGTTTATTTGCAAACTTTGTAAAACTTGGATCTAAAGAGCCAACAAAGTCATCTCTTGTTAAAATAGAGAATTTGAATGAAGTTGATGATGAGGATTTGCAAAACACCTTGGCAGAAATGGACAGTGCTGATGTTCATGCTATTTCTGAGGACTTAGCAACAGATATTATGGCAGCCATTTCAACTTAACTTTCATTCTTGTTGCAGAAACAGTGCAGTGTAGTGTAACTTGTACATTGTAAATATGAAGGCCCTTTGccaatttattgattttttttttttgggggggggggggtggaaATTTTAGCAGTTGCTGAAGTGGCTGTTATGGTTAGAAGTATTGATAGCAAAAAGAGATCAGCATAACAAGATGTATCTACCCTGAAAATTAAAGAGTAATCTGTCAACCTGTTTTGGtatgccaaaaaataaaatcaacatgaGAAGATATATCTACTATGACAATCCATTTTGAGGTCAATTCCCgtgaaatttagatttttactGTTTGTTTACAGATTTGTTGTCTAAAAAAACTACATGTAGGTCAAACAAGTAAATTGCAAAAATTATCTGCAACACAAAAACTAAGTAAAGTATGAACATATAAAAGTTCTCATTAGCAAGCTGGTGGGTTTTTTCTTCGCCAGAAGAGCAATACAGGCTCAGGTGTTCCtcatgtttttttacatttatatgttataatatatatatatatatctattggtTACATTTTCACCAACGTAAATTGTGATTGGGTCAGTAATTTTCATCTTTTGATTAAATATCTGTATATA from Mytilus trossulus isolate FHL-02 chromosome 8, PNRI_Mtr1.1.1.hap1, whole genome shotgun sequence includes the following:
- the LOC134681702 gene encoding uncharacterized protein LOC134681702; translated protein: MDWAMKFLPLKHREAQSDFFGKKGIGWHVSSVITLARNTENTENKYDANTYIHIMELGTQGWFSVAHILTDLLKQLSSIDVGLKQVFLKSDNAGCYHSTGLIAYLKHLNTLSPITVMEYNFSEPQAGKDICDAKTAHCKMHIIRYSHEGHDVVTPYDMLTAIYSNGGIKGVIASVVSVDMREEVKMKTKIPNVSQMNNITFEANGVTFRKAYSIGKGYFMSSDQFKDHELLKGFEVCYINFSAIFSLKRGRSNNVALIHVYIFRNYCMQLLL